One genomic window of Inquilinus sp. KBS0705 includes the following:
- the rbfA gene encoding 30S ribosome-binding factor RbfA, with amino-acid sequence MESKRQQKFAGVIQQDLAAIFQREGMNYLPHTLVTITRVRVTPDLAIARVFLSFFNNTDNQTALQTIKLHASEIRYKLGARIKDQVRIIPQLEFFVDDTSDYVERMDKIFDKISKEDRQPDTEEN; translated from the coding sequence ATGGAATCAAAACGTCAGCAAAAATTTGCCGGGGTAATACAACAAGACCTGGCAGCAATATTTCAACGCGAAGGCATGAATTATTTACCACATACCTTAGTAACTATTACCCGCGTACGTGTAACGCCCGATTTGGCTATTGCCCGTGTATTTTTAAGCTTTTTTAATAATACCGACAACCAAACAGCCCTGCAAACCATAAAACTGCACGCATCCGAAATCAGGTATAAATTAGGTGCCCGTATTAAAGACCAGGTGAGGATAATACCACAACTGGAGTTTTTTGTGGATGATACCAGCGACTATGTAGAGCGCATGGATAAGATATTTGACAAAATAAGCAAAGAAGACCGCCAGCCGGATACCGAAGAGAACTAA
- a CDS encoding peptidoglycan DD-metalloendopeptidase family protein, whose translation MDATEKLAAYLDAHPGVAGKVIDFDPKVDKLYPLDLTAANTELTPELIADTFSFSNWVSQKLAKNNSRYGIGGYMENRTIYDRSTLFDAADEPRRLHLGVDIWGNAGTPVYSPLPGYLHSFADNDNYGDYGPTIILQHNLDGFTLYSLYGHLSRASLVGLATGQAVKANQQIAILGNAAENGQWPPHLHFQLMLNIGDAKGDYPGVGKYSQKDKYLQNIPDPNLILGFPIH comes from the coding sequence ATGGATGCTACCGAAAAATTGGCGGCATATCTTGATGCCCACCCAGGCGTGGCCGGTAAAGTGATTGATTTTGACCCCAAAGTTGATAAATTATATCCGCTGGATCTCACCGCTGCTAATACGGAACTGACTCCTGAACTGATTGCCGATACGTTTAGTTTTAGCAATTGGGTAAGCCAAAAATTAGCTAAAAACAATAGCCGTTATGGCATAGGTGGTTACATGGAAAACCGTACCATTTATGACCGTAGCACGCTTTTTGATGCTGCCGACGAGCCCCGCCGCCTGCATTTAGGTGTTGACATATGGGGCAATGCGGGCACGCCGGTTTACTCGCCATTGCCGGGTTACCTCCATAGCTTTGCCGATAACGATAACTATGGCGATTATGGCCCAACCATTATACTGCAACACAATTTAGATGGTTTTACATTGTATAGCTTATATGGGCATTTAAGTCGCGCAAGCTTAGTAGGTTTAGCGACTGGGCAAGCTGTAAAAGCCAATCAGCAAATAGCTATATTAGGCAATGCTGCCGAAAACGGCCAATGGCCACCACATCTGCACTTTCAGTTGATGCTTAATATTGGTGATGCAAAAGGCGATTACCCAGGGGTGGGGAAATACTCGCAAAAAGACAAATACCTGCAAAACATACCTGATCCTAATTTGATTTTAGGATTTCCGATACATTAA
- a CDS encoding pyruvate dehydrogenase complex E1 component subunit beta, whose protein sequence is MREIQFREALREAMQEEMRKDENIYLMGEEVAEYNGAYKVSQGMLDEFGAKRVIDTPISELGFAGIGIGSAMNGLRPIIEFMTFNFSLVAIDQIINGAAKIMSMSGGQFSVPIVFRGPTGNAGMLSSQHSQCFENWYANCPGLKVVVPSNPYDAKGLLKSAIINPDPVIFMESELMYGDKGEVPEETYYIEIGKANVTKEGTDVTLVGFGKIMKVVNAAAIELEKEGIHAEVIDLRSVRPIDYATVIASVKKTNRLVIVEESWPLGSIATEIAFKVQKDAFDYLDAPVLRITGGDVPLPYAPTLIQEYLPNPERVVKAVKEVMYVAK, encoded by the coding sequence ATGAGAGAAATACAATTCAGGGAAGCGCTAAGAGAAGCCATGCAGGAAGAAATGCGCAAGGATGAGAATATATACTTAATGGGCGAAGAAGTTGCCGAGTATAACGGTGCTTACAAAGTAAGCCAGGGTATGCTTGACGAGTTTGGCGCTAAACGCGTTATTGATACGCCTATCTCTGAATTAGGTTTTGCGGGTATAGGTATAGGTTCGGCAATGAATGGCCTGCGTCCTATAATCGAGTTTATGACGTTTAACTTTTCGCTTGTAGCTATTGATCAGATCATCAATGGCGCAGCCAAGATCATGTCGATGAGTGGCGGACAGTTTTCTGTTCCAATTGTTTTTCGTGGCCCAACCGGTAACGCGGGTATGCTAAGCTCACAGCACAGCCAGTGTTTCGAAAACTGGTATGCTAACTGCCCCGGCTTAAAGGTAGTTGTACCATCAAACCCATACGATGCAAAAGGACTTTTAAAATCTGCTATTATAAATCCGGACCCGGTTATTTTTATGGAGTCGGAATTAATGTACGGTGATAAAGGCGAAGTTCCTGAAGAGACTTACTATATCGAAATAGGCAAAGCAAACGTGACCAAAGAAGGTACTGATGTTACCTTGGTTGGCTTTGGTAAAATAATGAAAGTGGTTAACGCCGCTGCGATTGAATTAGAGAAAGAAGGCATCCATGCCGAGGTGATCGACCTGCGTAGCGTACGCCCTATTGATTACGCTACCGTTATTGCCTCTGTTAAAAAAACAAACCGTTTGGTAATTGTAGAAGAAAGCTGGCCATTAGGCTCGATAGCTACTGAAATTGCCTTTAAAGTACAAAAAGATGCGTTTGATTATTTAGATGCCCCTGTACTGCGCATAACCGGTGGCGACGTGCCATTGCCTTACGCACCTACTTTAATACAGGAATACCTGCCAAACCCCGAGCGCGTGGTTAAAGCAGTGAAAGAAGTTATGTACGTTGCTAAGTAA
- a CDS encoding metal-dependent transcriptional regulator has translation MHTLSEENYLKCIYRLWQDKGMKITPTAIAESLGNNPASVVDMIRKLSDKQLIAYDKKKGVELTEQGMKDATLIVRRHRLWEVFLLEKLGYHWDEIHDIAEELEHIKDSSLADRLDKFLGFPEYDPHGDPIPKANGKMAKRYSITLADLKGGATCRVAAVKDTTSAFLQYLQKLDINIGTKIQLIEKITYDSSLVISINGADRTTVSQKFGENILIDF, from the coding sequence ATGCATACGCTATCTGAAGAGAATTACCTGAAATGTATTTACCGCCTTTGGCAGGATAAGGGGATGAAAATAACCCCTACGGCTATTGCCGAATCGCTGGGGAACAACCCGGCATCAGTAGTAGATATGATACGCAAGCTAAGCGATAAGCAACTCATCGCCTATGATAAAAAGAAAGGGGTAGAGCTTACCGAACAGGGCATGAAGGATGCGACACTAATAGTACGCCGCCACCGCTTATGGGAGGTTTTTTTGCTGGAAAAGCTGGGCTACCACTGGGACGAGATACATGATATTGCCGAAGAGCTGGAACATATTAAAGATAGCTCCCTTGCCGATAGGCTGGACAAGTTCCTGGGTTTCCCGGAGTATGACCCGCATGGCGACCCAATACCCAAAGCAAATGGAAAAATGGCCAAGCGTTATTCTATAACCCTGGCCGATTTAAAAGGCGGCGCCACCTGCCGTGTAGCCGCTGTAAAAGATACTACCAGCGCCTTTTTACAGTATTTGCAAAAGCTGGATATCAATATCGGTACTAAAATTCAACTAATAGAGAAAATTACTTATGATAGCTCGCTGGTCATTAGTATCAACGGTGCCGACCGAACCACGGTATCGCAAAAGTTTGGAGAGAATATTTTGATAGACTTTTAG
- a CDS encoding transporter, whose product MRYIILLLVLGSFSATTYGQTDTTRHKYNLFSPVPRDKMKDMETDRPDVTESAYTVEAGHFQVESDLVKQVRNKADGLKSMQSIFNLANFKLGLTEKTDIQLVIPTHVRNTTRHAITNELIDESAGFDDITLRVKYNIWGSGGGKSALAVLPFVSLPTSSFASNGVQGGVTFPFALELNEKTSFGAQTTISFVKEDNNKYYTDMLYSFTFGRSLFKKLDGFVEGVSTYSPYAKKTDFYANGGLIFSATNNLNIDAGVNIGLNTGADKIFFLGFSFRY is encoded by the coding sequence ATGCGTTACATTATACTTCTGCTTGTTCTCGGTTCGTTCTCGGCTACTACATACGGACAAACAGACACTACCCGCCATAAATACAACCTGTTTAGCCCGGTGCCCCGGGATAAGATGAAAGACATGGAAACAGACCGCCCCGATGTTACCGAAAGCGCGTATACGGTAGAGGCGGGGCATTTTCAGGTGGAAAGCGACCTTGTTAAGCAAGTGCGCAATAAAGCCGATGGCCTAAAAAGCATGCAAAGCATTTTTAACCTGGCCAACTTTAAACTGGGCCTTACCGAAAAAACAGATATTCAGTTGGTGATACCTACGCATGTACGCAATACAACCCGCCATGCTATTACCAACGAACTGATTGACGAGAGCGCGGGCTTTGACGATATAACCCTGCGGGTAAAATATAATATTTGGGGTAGCGGCGGGGGCAAATCGGCACTGGCGGTATTGCCATTTGTATCATTACCCACCTCATCATTTGCCAGTAACGGCGTGCAGGGCGGGGTAACTTTCCCTTTTGCTTTAGAGCTGAACGAAAAAACCAGCTTCGGCGCGCAAACTACCATTAGCTTTGTAAAGGAAGATAACAATAAGTACTATACCGATATGCTGTACTCTTTTACCTTTGGCCGCTCGCTGTTTAAAAAGCTGGATGGCTTTGTAGAGGGTGTAAGCACTTACAGTCCGTATGCTAAAAAAACAGATTTTTACGCTAACGGCGGGCTTATATTTTCGGCCACCAACAACCTTAATATTGATGCCGGTGTAAATATTGGCCTTAATACCGGTGCCGATAAGATTTTTTTTCTTGGCTTTTCGTTTAGATATTAA